One part of the Arvicanthis niloticus isolate mArvNil1 chromosome 15, mArvNil1.pat.X, whole genome shotgun sequence genome encodes these proteins:
- the Pon1 gene encoding serum paraoxonase/arylesterase 1: MAKLLVLTLVGLMLALYKNHRSSYQTRLNAFREVTPVELPNCNLVKGIETGAEDLEILPNGVTFFSTGLKYPGIKSFDPSKPGKILLMDLNEKEPAVSELEIIGNTLDISSFNPHGISTFTDEDNAVYLLVVNHPDSSSTVEVFKFQEEERSLLHLKTITHELLPSLNDIAAVGPESFYATNDHYFADPYLRSWEMYLGLSWSNVVYYSPEKVQVVAEGFDFANGIGISLDGKYVYIAELLAHKIHVYEKHANWTLTPLKVLNFDTLVDNISVDPVTGDVWVGCHPNGMRIFFYDSENPPGSEVLRIQNILSEDPKVTVVYAENGTVLQGTTVASVYKGKLLIGTVFHRALYCDL, translated from the exons aaCAAGATTAAATGCTTTCCGTGAAGTAACACCGGTAgaacttcctaactgtaatttagTTAAAGGAATCG AGACAGGTGCTGAAGACTTAGAGATCCTGCCTAATGGAGTAACGTTCTTTAGCACC GGGTTAAAGTATCCTGGAATAAAAAGTTTCGATCCCAGTAAGCCTGGAAAAATACTTCTGATGGACttgaatgagaaggagccagcagTGTCAGAGTTAGAAATTATAGGAAATACGTTGGATATATCTTCATTTAACCCTCATGGAATCAGTACATTCACAGATGAAG ATAATGCTGTGTACCTACTGGTGGTAAACCATCCCGACTCCTCGTCCACTGTGGAAGTGTTTAAATTTCAAGAAGAGGAAAGATCACTTCTGCATCTGAAAACCATCACACATGAACTTCTGCCTAG CCTCAACGATATAGCTGCTGTTGGTCCTGAGAGCTTTTATGCCACAAATGATCACTATTTCGCTGACCCATACTTACGGTCCTGGGAGATGTACTTGGGTCTGTCATGGTCCAATGTTGTTTACTACAGTCCAGAAAAAGTCCAGGTGGTAGCAGAAGGATTTGATTTCGCTAATGGCATTGGCATTTCCCTTGATGGCAA GTATGTCTATATAGCTGAATTGCTGGCTCACAAGATTCACGTGTATGAAAAGCACGCTAATTGGACTCTAACGCCATTGAAG GTCCTCAACTTTGACACTCTTGTGGATAATATCTCCGTGGATCCTGTGACAGGGGATGTCTGGGTTGGCTGCCATCCCAATGGGATGAGGATCTTTTTCTATGACTCAGAGAATCCTCCCGGCTCAGAG GTGCTTCGAATCCAGAACATTTTATCTGAAGATCCCAAAGTAACTGTAGTTTATGCAGAGAATGGCACAGTATTGCAAGGTACGACAGTCGCCTCTGTGTACAAAGGCAAACTGCTGATTGGCACTGTGTTCCACAGAGCTCTTTACTGTGATCTGTGA